CAGCGCATCCAGTTGATGGTTGGCCGCTGAAACCTGCGCCGCGGTCACGTCGCGCTTGGTTCTCGTCTCATCGAGCTGCTGCGCGGTGGCGCTGCCCTGCTCCTGAAGGATCTTGATACGCGACAATGTGACGTCGGCGAGTTTCAGATTCTCTTTGGCTTGCGCGAGAGCATCTTGTGTTACCCGCCGCTGTGCGTGAATGCTGACTCGATTGGCCTCGTTCTGGGCACGCTGAAGCCGAAGAAGCTCCGTGTCGAGTACGATCA
This is a stretch of genomic DNA from bacterium. It encodes these proteins:
- a CDS encoding biotin/lipoyl-binding protein; protein product: MTKHIRSNCTPFGATLLLAIWIAGCGNSRAVNPSGTLEATEVDIAATLSGRIVEVRAALGEQVNMGDTLIVLDTELLRLQRAQNEANRVSIHAQRRVTQDALAQAKENLKLADVTLSRIKILQEQGSATAQQLDETRTKRDVTAAQVSAANHQLDAL